Proteins encoded by one window of Channa argus isolate prfri chromosome 1, Channa argus male v1.0, whole genome shotgun sequence:
- the hivep3a gene encoding transcription factor HIVEP3 isoform X3 encodes MEALHSRLTTGEQSGDQEHCQPESPHRGPPKSPTQPSQQQQIDSPKPHGTKQSRRQNPERKRLRNQRQSIDSDTGLEHRHAATIATKTTTVSRSPGVPSSTAGDPTKSKLETQEGTPKQKRERKPQRPGKYVCTYCGRACAKPSVLQKHIRSHTGERPYPCAPCGFSFKTKSNLYKHRKSHTHRVKAGLALGELRSAEEQVTESEDETRQQSLVSCHTEGTVASISNHETDRAKDCTAGNDGSYAVKKRLALRLSRGKQGTQESSDEKNSLALGSKGSTESGYFSRSESTEQSQDSPPNTSAKSYAEIILGKYGRLGHLQRMCRHNQQPSGQEDKNIPFTVPKKQVIDHITKLITINEAVVDTSKIDSVKPRRFSLSRKNSSESQKSTSLKETPITCPKAGDTGYKTSGSITMGVPCEKFQNPSLHLDQPASQTSTTPLVRSHSTPSAASAFEASSHCPSKFRQSHSFDERKPSETHSSRRYGMLRRQPAIEIPPGAEFTKEEHEGSNSFFPDSVLSVTVADHKQGQQQPYKCEACGTGCNDWEGYKKHKQSLCLVHHPRNEVVNSQTECSQLINNAVRAGASAMRKRRKEESFEFDDPSSPSLSFPALLSEHCRDESNVAYAGVRRPMLQTCSVIQHTSSFEKQDSLYSEGAEAIRSSSPHEEYQLVPQKQPQHQPTKVATRKLVRQHSVHVPEILVTEDSNISTETSIESTSITKHVEKPDEFQWPQRSSSLAQLPIEKLPPKKKRLRLAEAAQSSGDSSFDSISLPRSPSQDSSASYASSRSTSFEESNRLDMEITTPLRRSRALHMLTVPRVHQHREMRRSASEQAPHDPQPSVLMAETRSKSFDYSCLSPERSAVGWRERRKCLLMRHTAVKDPDEEEEEEEEEQCTILNRNPEHVTTSTCSKASLTSVDCRRSPTSPLSGDTVLQNPVRLQSQGMFTQWELSQKIQITGSTEHSLAHGPLVHPVKSEASNIHTGQPHPQAPQPFPTHGPSGAARAHYLPMPTGLKLEIPLHHDNCSDFRLSHSHMQLSGPHITSSMELIRPVTSPSVAVRLQTETLMPACAIYTTLSQSIARRPQEACDAVLYNLAIPAAEYRNQSNTSPDFNLWSDDGLRLSGSGGNKRMLSPSNSIELPLESQQQQKRVKEEEERNVECVEAVDTCKQNLKLESQSCPPNVCTPITHVGPSFPSLLSSTCNSWCYLNYIKPNPSTLDELKPSVYSSWSTSGYDPNPPGLSSKTALALLHCKQRLSPSIYTTSPMSVKTTESVEQEDNKRPSSTEVYNSLSYFRDHDGIRKGQHSADDSKSNTKDQDGIKREVTKVVSCSRSSEEHGMVHGGDAKWCQCEDCESHFKDTSELHKCTHYSTESTNCKHCNVTFPAKGSLTEHWTAKSHGKETHCYQDDIGEEVCKDPAVHPVKDKEHQYSDPGKSGDDADINTKDKDSSCDESHRSKVIENPHATYSDTEKPQPRGHLMKPESSRSFPPTCKDSSQKSSTSAKSALFSRRHLSASSVFARDHHSPTAQSLTPQREPSPPHSLSLRPQQSPGPPSSLSPSSCHVSVSPLGPDSPIRGLSSGPPGSLADTSDQCQSCLHPRVPLSTSRLSVNEVGLTHIPANPTRPRGAHNLLSHLPLHSQQLGRAPSQLIPIGGIHMIQPRSPLPFYSLVSSPTATTAKPAGAGASWRLSDPLKTRFSLLQRQDTHKEMTASGRTSLPVPEALGVGSNQSDTLLHKKTQECINVRLLSSPGTETRLPEVSTDVRERCVYSECTQGQKRLLPTRHNSDRGESEGTVQTTKN; translated from the exons ATGGAGGCCCTGCATAGTCGCCTGACAACTGGGGAGCAGTCTGGAGATCAAGAACATTGTCAACCAGAGTCTCCTCACCGAGGCCCACCTAAGTCtcccacacagccttctcaacaacaacaaattgaCTCCCCTAAGCCCCATGGCACTAAACAGTCCAGAAGACAGAATCCTGAACGTAAGCGTCTTAGGAACCAGCGACAGAGCATTGACTCAGATACAGGGTTGGAACACAGACATGCAGCAACAATAGCTACAAAAACAACTACAGTTTCTCGTTCACCAGGGGTCCCATCTTCCACAGCAGGTGACCCCACCAAGTCTAAACTAGAAACACAGGAAGGCACCCCGAAACAGAAACGAGAGCGTAAGCCTCAGAGACCAGGAAAATATGTCTGCACTTATTGTGGTCGTGCATGTGCAAAACCTAGTGTCCTACAGAAACACATTCGCTCACATACAGGTGAAAGGCCTTATCCTTGTGCCCCATGTGGATTCTCTTTTAAGACCAAAAGTAACCTATACAAGCACCGCAAATCACATACCCACAGAGTGAAGGCAGGCCTAGCACTTGGAGAACTAAGATCTGCAGAGGAACAAGTCACTGAATCAGAAGACGAAACAAGACAGCAATCATTAGTCTCTTGCCATACAGAGGGCACTGTTGCCTCAATTAGTAATCATGAAACAGACAGGGCCAAAGACTGTACTGCAGGAAATGATGGTTCCTATGCAGTGAAAAAAAGACTGGCCTTGCGTCTAAGCAGAGGAAAGCAAGGTACTCAAGAGTCCTCTGATGAAAAGAATTCTCTGGCTTTAGGTAGTAAAGGCAGTACAGAATCTGGCTATTTCTCTCGCTCAGAAAGTACTGAGCAGTCACAGGACAGTCCCCCAAACACAAGTGCCAAAAGCTATGCAGAGATCATCCTCGGTAAATATGGACGTCTTGGACACCTTCAGAGGATGTGTCGTCATAACCAGCAGCCCTCTGGTCAGGAGGACAAAAACATCCCATTCACAGTGCCCAAAAAACAGGTCATTGACCATATTACCAAACTCATCACCATCAATGAGGCTGTGGTGGACACAAGTAAAATTGATAGTGTTAAACCAAGGCGATTTTCACTGTCCAGAAAGAATAGTTCAGAGTCCCAAAAGAGTACATCTTTAAAAGAAACGCCTATAACTTGCCCTAAAGCTGGTGACACTGGCTATAAAACCAGTGGCTCCATCACCATGGGAGTTCCATGTGAAAAATTTCAAAATCCATCTCTACATTTAGATCAGCCAGCTAGCCAAACATCCACCACGCCGTTGGTAAGAAGTCACTCGACACCATCTGCAGCTAGTGCATTTGAAGCTTCCAGTCATTGCCCCAGCAAATTCcgacaaagtcattcatttgacgAACGTAAGCCTTCTGAAACGCATTCATCCCGTCGTTATGGGATGCTAAGACGACAACCAGCTATTGAAATCCCACCTGGTGCTGAATTTACAAAAGAGGAACATGAGGGTTCTAATTCATTTTTCCCAGATAGTGTACTGTCAGTTACTGTGGCGGACCACAAGCAAGGTCAACAGCAGCCATACAAGTGTGAGGCTTGTGGCACTGGATGCAATGATTGGGAAGGTtataagaaacacaaacaaagcctTTGCTTAGTACACCATCCCAGAAATGAGGTGGTAAATAGTCAGACAGAATGCTCACAGCTAATTAACAACGCAGTCAGAGCAGGAGCTTCAGCAATGcgcaagaggaggaaagaggagagttttgaatttgatgatcCTTCTTCACCTTCCTTATCTTTCCCTGCCCTCTTGTCAGAACATTGCAGAGACGAAAGCAATGTAGCTTATGCGGGCGTCAGAAGACCTATGCTGCAAACCTGTTCAGTAATCCAACATACTagttcatttgaaaaacaagacTCTTTGTACAGTGAAGGTGCAGAGGCAATAAGAAGCTCTTCACCCCATGAAGAATATCAACTGGTGCCTCAGAAACAACCCCAGCATCAGCCAACTAAAGTAGCAACCCGAAAGCTGGTTCGCCAACATAGTGTACACGTTCCAGAAATACTGGTGACAGAGGATTCCAACATAAGCACAGAGACCTCAATAGAGTCAACCTCCATCACCAAACATGTAGAGAAACCTGATGAATTCCAGTGGCCACAGAGAAGCTCCTCTTTAGCCCAGCTCCCTATTGAAAAACTTCCCCCGAAAAAGAAGCGCTTGCGTCTAGCTGAGGCTGCCCAGTCCTCAGGGGACTCTAGTTTTGACTCTATATCCCTGCCCCGTAGCCCTAGTCAGGACAGCAGTGCATCTTATGCATCTAGTCGTTCCACATCCTTTgaggagtcaaatagacttgacATGGAAATAACAACACCGCTAAGAAGATCAAGAGCTCTGCACATGTTAACAGTGCCTAGGGTCCATCAGCATAGAGAGATGAGGCGCTCAGCATCTGAGCAAGCTCCTCATGACCCACAACCTAGTGTCCTAATGGCTGAGACTCGCAGTAAGTCTTTTGATTATAGTTGTCTGTCCCCTGAACGCTCGGCAGTTGGctggagggagagaagaaaatgtCTCCTTATGAGACACACTGCTGTAAAAGAtccagatgaggaggaggaggaggaggaagaggagcagtgTACTATTCTAAATCGTAACCCTGAACATGTTACCACTAGCACATGTTCTAAAGCAAGCCTAACATCTGTGGACTGCAGGAGGTCCCCTACTTCTCCTTTATCAGGTGATACAGTTTTACAGAATCCAGTAAGATTACAATCCCAAGGGATGTTCACTCAGTGGGAACTAAGTCAGAAAATTCAGATAACAGGCAGCACAGAACACTCACTTGCTCATGGTCCACTTGTGCATCCTGTAAAAAGTGAGGCTTCAAACATCCATACAGGGCAGCCCCATCCTCAAGCACCACAGCCCTTTCCTACACATGGACCATCAGGGGCAGCTAGAGCTCACTATCTCCCCATGCCTACAGGGCTGAAGTTGGAGATTCCTCTACATCATGATAATTGTTCAGACTTTCGATTAAGTCACTCCCATATGCAACTCTCTGGTCCTCACATCACTTCCAGTATGGAATTAATAAGGCCAGTCACATCTCCTTCAGTAGCAGTTCGTCTCCAAACAGAGACCCTAATGCCAGCATGCGCCATATACACAACACTGTCTCAGTCCATCGCCCGCAGACCCCAGGAAGCATGTGATGCTGTTTTATACAATCTAGCGATCCCAGCTGCTGAATACAGAAACCAAAGCAATACGAGTCCAGATTTTAATTTGTGGTCTGATGATGGCCTGAGGTTATCAGGCTCAGGGGGCAACAAGCGTATGCTTTCCCCTTCAAATAGTATAGAGCTCCCCCTCGAgtcacaacagcagcagaaacgagtaaaagaggaagaggaaaggaaTGTGGAATGTGTTGAGGCAGTGGACACATGCAAGCAGAACCTTAAACTTGAGAGTCAGTCGTGTCCACCAAATGTTTGTACTCCAATCACACATGTTGGACCTTCTTTCCCCAGCCTGCTGTCCAGCACCTGTAATAGCTGGTGCTATTTGAACTACATTAAACCAAACCCTTCTACTCTGGATGAGCTGAAGCCCTCGGTGTATTCATCATGGTCCACTAGTGGATATGACCCTAACCCACCTGGCCTTTCCAGCAAGACAGCTCTCGCTCTGCTGCACTGTAAGCAGAGGCTAAGTCCCTCCATCTACACAACATCCCCCATGTCAGTAAAGACCACTGAGTCAGTGGAACAAGAGGACAACAAAAGACCATCCTCTACTGAG GTATACAACAGCCTGTCATACTTCAGAGACCATGATGGAATAAGGAAAGGACAGCATTCAGCAGATGACAGCAAGTCTAACACAAAAGATCAGGACGGGATAAAGAGAGAGGTCACGAAAGTCGTGTCATGCTCCAG ATCAAGCGAGGAACATGGCATGGTGCACGGTGGAGATGCAAAATGGTGCCAATGCGAAGACTGCGAAAGCCACTTTAAAGACACCAGTGAATTGCACAAGTGCACCCATTACTCCACAGAATCCACGAACTGCAAACACTGCAATGTCACTTTCCCAGCCAAAg GAAGCCTCACAGAACACTGGACAGCTAAATCTCATGGAAAAGAAACGCACTGTTACCAGGATGACATAGGTGAAG AAGTGTGTAAAGATCCAGCTGTGCACCCAGTTAAAGATAAAGAACATCAGTACTCTGATCCAGGAAAAAGTGGAGATGATGCAGATATCAACACGAAGGATAAGGATAGTAGCTGTGATGAAAGCCACAGGTCCAAAGTGATTGAAAATCCTCATGCTACCTACTCTGACACTGAGAAACCCCAACCACGAGGTCATCTGATGAAGCCTGAATCCAGTCGATCCTTCCCACCGACTTGCAAGGATTCTAGCCAAAAGAGCTCGACCAGTGCTAAGAGTGCCTTGTTTAGCCGCAGGCACCTCAGTGCTTCATCAGTGTTTGCCAGAGACCATCATTCTCCTACTGCTCAGTCCCTTACTCCACAAAGGGAGCCATCTCCACCTCACAGCCTGTCGCTTAGGCCTCAACAGTCTCCAGgtcccccctcctccctctccccttCCAGTTGTCATGTCTCTGTGTCCCCACTGGGACCAGACTCCCCCATTAGAGGCCTTTCTTCTGGGCCTCCAGGCTCTTTGGCAGACACCTCTGATCAGTGCCAAAGCTGTCTTCACCCAAGGGTGCCACTGTCTACATCAAGACTG TCTGTGAACGAGGTTGGTCTGACCCACATCCCTGCAAATCCCACACGGCCTCGGGGAGCCCACAACCTCCTGAGTCACCTCCCTTTGCACTCCCAGCAGCTAGGAAGGGCCCCGAGCCAACTGATTCCCATTGGAGGCATACACATGATTCAGCCAAGGTCCCCCCTCCCATTTTACAGCCTAGTAAGCAGTCCCACAGCAACCACAGCTAAGCCTGCAGGAGCAGGGGCATCCTGGAGACTAAGCGATCCTCTGAAGACAAGGTTTTCTCTGCTGCAGCGTCAAGATACTCACAAAGAGATGACAGCCAGCGGCCGAACTAGCCTGCCGGTCCCTGAGGCGTTAGGGGTTGGAAGCAACCAATCAGACACTCTGTTACACAAAAAGACTCAAGAATGTATCAACGTTCGACTACTGTCAAGTCCTGGGACAGAGACAAGGCTTCCGGAGGTGAGCACAGATGTTAGGGAGAGGTGTGTTTACTCTGAGTGCACCCAAGGCCAAAAAAGGCTCCTTCCTACCAGACACAATTCTGATAGGGGAGAGTCTGAAGGGACAGTGCAAACGACAAAAAACTAG